One Paraburkholderia dioscoreae DNA segment encodes these proteins:
- a CDS encoding cell division protein FtsA — protein sequence MPDAENIDRFNKIASETFAMLYSYFPQGCNFGPEDFDIPKDQFGGVTRDDAAFVFSTVKWLEEEGYLRTKGASLAGDFHGTVLTGKGLAVLKLVPDALANPAPLGEQIQAAVKSGSLAVAKTLLTTALDVGVKYTLARAGFPA from the coding sequence ATGCCCGACGCCGAAAACATCGATCGCTTCAACAAGATCGCCTCGGAAACCTTCGCGATGCTTTACTCGTACTTTCCCCAAGGTTGCAATTTCGGCCCCGAAGATTTCGACATTCCCAAGGACCAGTTCGGCGGCGTCACACGTGACGACGCGGCTTTTGTCTTCTCGACGGTTAAGTGGCTGGAGGAGGAAGGCTATCTGCGCACGAAGGGAGCCAGCTTGGCGGGTGATTTTCATGGAACTGTCCTCACAGGGAAAGGCCTCGCTGTACTGAAGCTCGTTCCCGACGCACTAGCCAATCCGGCTCCGCTCGGAGAACAGATTCAGGCAGCTGTGAAGAGCGGTTCATTGGCAGTTGCAAAAACGCTTCTGACCACTGCCCTCGATGTAGGCGTCAAATACACGCTCGCGCGGGCGGGCTTTCCTGCGTGA
- a CDS encoding LysE family translocator, producing MHAFSMMSDGFFLSLSLCLDIGLVNVAMISLTLSHGFKPGFWLGLGSCIGDLIYAALALAGMAALLQFESVRWVVWIGGAAILLFLTWKMAREAMYPATAPAVACEADANAPHLSAWRGFLRGVLLAISSPSAILWFAAVGGALIAKAGATSVTTAPVFLGGFFLGGLCWTIFICGLGSHGRKRAGTGLLRACHVLSALLFAYFSYSVIVNGYRDLIVQTAHAAS from the coding sequence ATGCATGCCTTTTCAATGATGTCGGATGGATTTTTTCTGTCGTTGTCGCTGTGTCTGGATATCGGTCTCGTGAACGTCGCCATGATTTCCCTGACGCTTTCGCATGGCTTCAAACCGGGCTTCTGGCTCGGTCTCGGCTCGTGTATCGGCGATCTGATCTATGCGGCGCTCGCGCTCGCTGGCATGGCTGCGTTACTGCAGTTCGAATCGGTGCGCTGGGTAGTGTGGATTGGTGGCGCGGCAATCCTGCTTTTCCTGACCTGGAAGATGGCGCGCGAAGCAATGTATCCGGCCACGGCGCCCGCGGTGGCCTGCGAGGCGGACGCAAATGCGCCGCATCTGTCAGCGTGGCGCGGGTTTTTGCGCGGCGTCTTACTGGCCATATCGTCGCCTTCGGCGATTCTTTGGTTCGCTGCGGTGGGCGGCGCGCTGATCGCGAAAGCCGGCGCCACGAGCGTGACGACCGCGCCGGTGTTTCTCGGTGGATTCTTTCTCGGCGGTCTGTGCTGGACGATCTTTATCTGCGGACTCGGCAGTCACGGACGCAAACGCGCCGGCACCGGTTTGCTGCGCGCCTGTCACGTGCTGTCCGCGCTGCTGTTTGCTTACTTCTCGTATAGCGTGATCGTCAACGGCTATCGCGACCTGATCGTGCAAACCGCGCACGCGGCAAGCTGA
- a CDS encoding YggT family protein, producing MFGDIARFLLNTVFTLFGAALLLRAWLQVVRMPPYNPVTNAVLQATNWIVLPLRHILPSTRKIDWASLVAALIAAIVYVVLMVVLTGADPLTLLPTLLIVAVLTLIKWALNLIIWMTILMALLSWLNPRSPAMPILYQLTAPFLNPLRRVVPQLGGIDLSPILLFVIVQVLLMVVTRAAVQLTYFVI from the coding sequence ATGTTTGGCGATATCGCCCGTTTTCTGCTCAATACCGTCTTCACGCTGTTCGGCGCTGCGCTGTTGCTGCGCGCCTGGTTGCAGGTCGTGCGCATGCCGCCCTACAACCCCGTCACGAACGCCGTGCTGCAGGCCACCAACTGGATCGTCCTGCCGTTGCGGCATATCCTGCCGAGCACGCGCAAGATCGACTGGGCGAGCCTTGTCGCCGCCCTGATCGCGGCCATCGTCTATGTGGTGCTGATGGTGGTCCTGACCGGCGCCGATCCGCTCACGCTGCTGCCGACGCTGCTGATCGTCGCGGTGCTCACGCTGATCAAATGGGCACTGAATCTGATCATCTGGATGACGATCCTGATGGCGCTGCTGTCGTGGCTCAATCCACGCTCGCCCGCCATGCCGATTCTGTACCAGTTGACGGCGCCGTTCCTGAATCCGCTGCGCCGCGTGGTGCCGCAACTCGGTGGCATCGACCTCTCGCCGATTCTGCTGTTCGTGATCGTGCAGGTACTGCTGATGGTGGTCACCCGCGCGGCCGTGCAACTGACTTACTTCGTGATCTGA
- a CDS encoding EthD family reductase, with protein sequence MIKVSILYPYRENGHFDVDYYCVTHMPLAAKLFGPSLKGWSVDVGINAGPPGTPPPYVAAGHFLFDSTDDFYKVFKSVSEQLMADIPNYTDAGNGTTLISEIKISV encoded by the coding sequence ATGATCAAGGTCAGCATCCTTTATCCGTATCGGGAAAACGGCCACTTCGACGTGGACTATTACTGCGTCACGCATATGCCGCTCGCGGCAAAGCTGTTCGGGCCGTCCCTGAAAGGCTGGTCGGTCGACGTCGGCATCAACGCCGGACCACCCGGAACGCCGCCGCCGTATGTCGCCGCGGGTCACTTCCTGTTCGACAGCACGGACGACTTCTACAAGGTCTTCAAGTCGGTCTCCGAGCAACTGATGGCCGACATTCCGAACTACACCGACGCCGGCAACGGCACAACCCTGATCAGCGAGATCAAGATTTCCGTGTGA
- a CDS encoding Rossmann-like and DUF2520 domain-containing protein, with the protein MSQSSLPRLGFIGAGRLARCLALCFSRAGYPVTAVASRSAASASRLASQIGHCAAFDNPQQVVDAADIVFLAVPDDSIGTSAHTLRFIPDRAAGPYGKALVHCSGASPVELLAPARDQGAAIGGFHPLYLFSGDLADLERIAGCSVTIEADGALKDELTALAVALRCHPLSIPPGGRMLYHAAAHYAASFALCSLAECVALWRTLGFAEDDALRALLPMLSGTIETARDKGLPNALAGPVSRGDTGVVRKQLALLEGLGGDHAALYGLLTRRAVELAERRATPPAAIEAISQAVEESLSRSLNQAAAGASVK; encoded by the coding sequence ATGTCCCAGTCCTCTCTGCCGCGCCTCGGTTTCATCGGCGCGGGCCGGCTCGCGCGTTGTCTGGCGCTGTGCTTTTCACGAGCCGGTTACCCGGTCACGGCGGTAGCGAGCCGCTCGGCGGCCTCGGCCAGCCGGCTTGCCAGTCAAATTGGGCATTGCGCGGCATTCGACAACCCTCAACAGGTGGTCGACGCCGCCGATATCGTCTTTTTAGCGGTTCCTGACGACAGCATCGGTACGTCAGCACACACACTCCGGTTCATTCCGGACCGTGCGGCTGGCCCGTACGGCAAGGCACTCGTGCATTGCAGCGGCGCCTCGCCGGTCGAATTGCTCGCCCCGGCGCGTGACCAGGGTGCCGCGATCGGCGGTTTTCATCCACTGTACCTGTTTAGCGGCGACCTCGCCGATCTCGAGCGCATCGCCGGTTGCTCGGTGACGATCGAAGCCGATGGCGCGCTCAAGGACGAACTGACGGCACTGGCCGTCGCGCTGCGCTGCCATCCGCTGTCGATTCCGCCGGGCGGCCGCATGCTTTATCACGCTGCCGCGCACTACGCCGCCAGCTTCGCGCTGTGCAGCCTCGCGGAATGCGTCGCGCTGTGGCGTACGCTCGGCTTTGCCGAAGACGACGCGCTGCGCGCCCTGCTGCCGATGCTCTCCGGCACCATCGAAACCGCTCGCGACAAAGGCCTGCCGAACGCGCTCGCGGGCCCCGTTTCGCGAGGCGACACGGGCGTGGTGCGCAAGCAGCTGGCGTTGCTGGAAGGGCTCGGGGGCGACCATGCCGCGCTCTACGGATTGCTGACGCGCCGCGCAGTAGAACTGGCTGAACGGCGCGCCACGCCGCCCGCCGCGATCGAAGCCATCTCTCAGGCCGTGGAAGAATCGCTCAGCCGGTCGCTGAATCAGGCCGCAGCAGGTGCAAGCGTCAAGTAA
- a CDS encoding DUF1439 domain-containing protein, protein MTRPAAPARRRFLLAALTGSGALGITVSLAACATSTFPFIPSHYTFSQQQVQDAVQRKFPYQRTVSQVFDIALTNPVVGFLPDANRVSVKLDARFASPFMPQPVDGVFMLSSELAYDAASKSVVLRSPNVDNVSVSGQAQAYTQQINAAAGLLATQLLTNYPIYTFKPEQLQFAGVNYEPGTITILTNGIRVQIVEK, encoded by the coding sequence ATGACTCGACCCGCTGCGCCGGCCCGGCGCCGCTTTCTGCTCGCCGCGCTGACCGGTTCCGGCGCGCTCGGCATCACCGTTTCGCTCGCGGCCTGTGCAACATCGACGTTTCCGTTCATTCCTTCGCACTACACGTTCTCTCAGCAGCAGGTGCAAGACGCGGTGCAGCGCAAGTTCCCGTATCAGCGCACGGTCTCGCAGGTGTTCGATATCGCGCTGACCAACCCCGTGGTCGGCTTCCTGCCGGATGCGAACCGCGTCTCGGTGAAGCTCGACGCCCGCTTCGCGAGTCCCTTCATGCCGCAGCCGGTGGACGGCGTGTTCATGCTGTCGAGCGAACTGGCCTACGACGCCGCCAGCAAATCGGTCGTGCTCAGGTCACCGAACGTCGACAACGTCAGCGTGAGCGGGCAGGCGCAGGCCTACACGCAGCAGATCAACGCCGCGGCGGGGCTGCTCGCCACGCAGTTGCTGACCAACTATCCGATCTACACCTTCAAGCCCGAACAGCTGCAATTTGCCGGTGTGAATTACGAACCCGGTACAATCACCATCCTTACAAACGGCATACGCGTGCAAATCGTCGAAAAATGA
- a CDS encoding undecaprenyl-diphosphate phosphatase: MDWLLACKALILGVVEGLTEFLPVSSTGHLIVAGSLLNFTDEHAKTFDVVIQLGAILAVCWEYRRRIGSVVSGLPSRPDARRFTLNVIIATIPAIVLGLLFEKTIKAALFSPVPVAFALVAGGVVILWAESRQRTRGETVARVQNVDDLSALDALKVGLAQCFALIPGMSRSGSTIIGGMLFGLDRRVATEFSFFLAIPIIFGATAYELHKDWHQLSVDALGTFTLGFVAAFISAFACVRWLLRYIAAHDFTAFAWYRIGFGLLILLVGYSGALSWTE, translated from the coding sequence ATGGACTGGCTATTGGCTTGCAAGGCGCTGATTCTGGGCGTCGTCGAAGGGTTGACGGAGTTTTTGCCCGTATCGAGCACAGGGCATCTGATCGTCGCGGGCAGTCTGCTGAACTTTACCGACGAACACGCGAAAACCTTCGATGTCGTGATCCAGCTCGGCGCGATTCTCGCCGTGTGCTGGGAATACCGCCGCCGCATCGGCAGTGTGGTGTCCGGCTTGCCCAGCCGGCCGGACGCGCGCCGCTTCACGCTGAACGTGATCATTGCCACGATTCCCGCGATCGTGCTCGGCCTGTTATTCGAAAAGACCATCAAGGCGGCGTTGTTTTCACCGGTGCCGGTTGCATTCGCGCTGGTGGCGGGCGGCGTGGTGATTCTATGGGCGGAGTCGCGGCAGCGCACCCGCGGCGAAACGGTGGCGCGCGTGCAGAACGTGGACGACTTGAGTGCGCTGGACGCGCTAAAAGTGGGGCTCGCGCAATGTTTCGCGCTGATTCCGGGTATGTCGCGCTCGGGCTCGACGATCATCGGCGGGATGCTGTTCGGCCTCGATAGGCGCGTCGCCACGGAGTTTTCCTTTTTCCTCGCAATTCCGATCATTTTCGGCGCGACGGCTTATGAACTGCATAAAGACTGGCATCAGCTTTCCGTCGATGCGCTCGGCACCTTCACGCTCGGCTTCGTGGCGGCCTTCATCAGCGCGTTTGCCTGCGTGCGCTGGCTGTTGCGCTATATCGCCGCGCACGACTTCACTGCGTTCGCGTGGTATCGGATCGGTTTCGGATTACTGATCCTGCTGGTCGGCTATAGCGGGGCGTTGAGCTGGACGGAGTGA
- a CDS encoding threo-3-hydroxy-L-aspartate ammonia-lyase, with the protein MQALPAPTFDDVLDASARLEGVAHRTPVLTSSTFNERTGASVFFKCENFQRMGAFKFRGAYNAISHFDAEQRKAGVLTYSSGNHAQAIALSARLAGIRATIIMPHDAPAAKVAATKGYGGEVITYDRYTENREEIGRRLAGERGMTLIPPYDHPHVIAGQGTAVKELIEETGPLDMLFVCLGGGGLISGSALSAAALNPACTVIGIEPEAGNDGQQSLARGEIVHIDTPRTIADGAASTHLGDYTFAIIRKLVARIETVSDEQLIDTMRFFAQRMKIVVEPTGCLGAAAVLNGIVPVKGKRVGVVVSGGNVDLEKLAQYLA; encoded by the coding sequence ATGCAAGCGCTTCCCGCTCCCACTTTCGACGACGTACTCGACGCCTCAGCGCGTCTTGAAGGCGTCGCCCACCGCACCCCTGTTCTGACCTCCAGCACGTTTAACGAACGAACGGGCGCGTCGGTGTTCTTCAAGTGCGAGAATTTTCAGCGCATGGGCGCCTTCAAGTTTCGCGGCGCCTATAACGCGATCTCGCATTTCGACGCGGAGCAACGCAAAGCCGGTGTGCTGACGTATTCGTCGGGTAACCATGCGCAGGCAATTGCATTGTCGGCGCGCCTTGCCGGCATTCGCGCGACGATCATCATGCCGCACGACGCACCGGCCGCCAAAGTCGCGGCAACCAAAGGCTACGGCGGAGAAGTGATCACCTACGACCGCTACACCGAGAACCGCGAAGAGATCGGCCGGCGTCTCGCGGGGGAGCGTGGCATGACGCTGATTCCACCATACGATCATCCGCATGTGATCGCCGGGCAAGGCACGGCGGTGAAAGAACTGATCGAGGAAACCGGCCCGCTCGACATGCTGTTCGTGTGCCTCGGCGGCGGTGGACTGATCAGCGGCAGCGCGCTGTCCGCCGCGGCACTGAACCCGGCGTGCACGGTGATCGGCATCGAGCCGGAGGCGGGCAACGACGGCCAGCAGTCGCTGGCGCGCGGCGAGATCGTACATATCGACACGCCGCGCACGATCGCCGACGGCGCAGCCTCCACGCATCTCGGCGACTACACGTTTGCGATCATCCGCAAGCTGGTCGCGCGGATCGAAACGGTCAGCGACGAGCAGTTGATCGACACGATGCGCTTTTTCGCACAGCGCATGAAGATCGTGGTCGAGCCGACGGGGTGTCTCGGCGCGGCGGCGGTGCTCAACGGTATCGTGCCGGTGAAGGGCAAGCGTGTCGGTGTGGTGGTCAGCGGCGGCAACGTCGATCTGGAAAAGCTCGCGCAGTATCTCGCCTGA
- a CDS encoding integrase domain-containing protein encodes MLAQNTLNLTKPALVPPFVVSLAHLRRFTVAHCGRRLGVERQDWTVGVRMSQESLTADLCRAARRARGKQGNLTYKGREQALARFAGFLWKGGFQIHTTAQLKEKHIRAWSADMGARGCSKRTIANNLAHVRTALEGIKRRPFADKMSNMELGISGASRAGTKRPMNREEFEPYRAAVAAIDPGIAIVLELQLELGLRAEEGVRCVKSLADWERALLNAFGDGLVTIIHGTKGGKTRRSPPLDRQRAADTVRRAIDQAKRYGGKLVRKPHLHQAMSRYHYLATTVGMTGELAPHSLRYAYATEHLQRMKAAGVSRREAAAGVSTWLGHGDGRGTWVEQVYGREALAGGEA; translated from the coding sequence TTGCTGGCGCAGAACACCCTCAATCTCACCAAGCCGGCGCTCGTGCCCCCGTTTGTTGTCTCCCTCGCGCATTTGCGCAGGTTCACCGTGGCCCATTGCGGGAGACGACTTGGGGTCGAGCGTCAGGACTGGACTGTCGGGGTACGCATGTCTCAAGAATCACTCACGGCCGACCTGTGCCGTGCTGCGCGACGGGCGCGCGGCAAACAGGGCAATCTGACCTACAAGGGGCGGGAGCAGGCGCTCGCGCGCTTCGCGGGCTTCCTCTGGAAGGGAGGATTCCAGATTCACACGACGGCGCAACTGAAGGAGAAGCACATCAGGGCTTGGTCAGCGGACATGGGCGCGCGCGGCTGCTCGAAACGCACGATCGCCAACAATCTGGCGCATGTGCGTACTGCCTTGGAAGGAATCAAACGTCGCCCGTTTGCAGACAAGATGAGCAACATGGAGCTTGGCATCTCGGGTGCGAGTCGCGCAGGCACCAAGCGCCCGATGAATCGCGAAGAGTTCGAACCATACCGCGCCGCCGTCGCGGCCATTGATCCGGGCATCGCAATTGTGCTGGAGTTGCAGCTTGAACTTGGTCTGCGTGCAGAGGAAGGTGTTCGGTGTGTCAAATCGTTGGCTGACTGGGAGAGGGCGCTTCTGAATGCTTTCGGCGACGGGCTGGTGACGATCATCCACGGCACGAAGGGCGGTAAGACTCGTCGCAGCCCGCCCTTGGACCGGCAGCGCGCCGCCGATACCGTGCGCAGAGCGATCGATCAGGCAAAGCGGTACGGCGGCAAGCTGGTACGCAAACCGCATCTACATCAGGCCATGAGCCGCTATCACTACTTGGCGACCACGGTTGGCATGACCGGCGAGCTGGCGCCACACAGTCTCCGGTACGCCTACGCGACCGAGCATCTTCAGCGGATGAAGGCGGCCGGCGTATCGCGGCGTGAAGCCGCTGCCGGCGTGTCGACGTGGCTCGGTCATGGCGACGGACGAGGTACGTGGGTTGAGCAGGTGTATGGCCGTGAAGCGCTTGCCGGCGGGGAGGCGTGA
- a CDS encoding tyrosine-type recombinase/integrase produces MALTDLAVRSAKPAEKQQKLFDSGGLFLLITPAGGKRWVLKYRINGKEKSLALGMYPEVSLVEARKRRDAAREKLASDIDPGEAKKADKRAAKLAAANSFEAVALAWMDERRPYVESAQYDKTLARFKNDAFPWLGKRPISEIEAPEILDALKRVDSRGARFTAHRLRGEISRVFRFGIKEGFCKSDPARDLMGAIPPAQTIHFASITEPTKVGEMLRAFDGFNGTFPVLCALKLAPMLFVRPGELRQAEWTEFDLDKAEWRYHVSKTRTEHLVPLSTQAVAILRSLHSLTGSGQYVFPGARDRKRPMSEAAINAALRRLGYDTRTEITGHGFRAMARTILHEELEQKPEVIEHQLAHAVPDNLGGAYNRTKFIKERRAMMQKWADYLDGIKAGAQIIPISAAPGTA; encoded by the coding sequence ATGGCTCTTACCGATCTCGCGGTTCGCAGTGCCAAGCCAGCCGAGAAGCAACAGAAGCTCTTTGATAGCGGCGGACTGTTCCTGCTCATCACTCCGGCGGGCGGAAAGCGCTGGGTACTGAAGTACCGCATCAACGGGAAAGAGAAAAGCCTCGCGCTCGGCATGTACCCGGAAGTGTCTCTAGTCGAAGCGCGCAAGCGGCGCGACGCGGCTCGTGAGAAGCTGGCATCGGACATCGATCCCGGTGAGGCGAAGAAAGCGGATAAGCGCGCTGCGAAGCTGGCAGCGGCAAACTCCTTCGAAGCGGTTGCCCTCGCATGGATGGATGAGCGCCGCCCTTACGTCGAATCGGCACAGTACGACAAAACGCTGGCACGCTTCAAGAATGATGCCTTCCCGTGGCTCGGAAAGCGCCCCATCTCGGAGATCGAGGCGCCCGAGATCCTTGACGCGCTAAAGCGAGTCGACAGCCGCGGCGCGCGCTTCACGGCCCACCGCCTGCGCGGCGAGATCAGCCGCGTATTCCGCTTTGGAATCAAGGAGGGTTTCTGCAAGTCCGACCCAGCGCGCGACCTGATGGGCGCTATCCCGCCTGCCCAAACGATCCATTTCGCCTCAATCACCGAACCCACGAAAGTGGGCGAAATGCTGCGTGCGTTCGATGGCTTCAACGGCACATTTCCGGTGCTCTGTGCGCTGAAACTAGCCCCGATGCTGTTTGTCCGGCCCGGTGAGTTGCGTCAGGCCGAGTGGACAGAGTTCGATCTGGACAAAGCCGAATGGCGCTACCACGTCAGCAAGACGAGGACAGAGCATCTGGTGCCGCTCTCCACGCAGGCAGTGGCAATTCTTCGCTCACTCCACTCCCTGACCGGATCGGGCCAGTATGTGTTCCCTGGCGCGCGCGATCGCAAACGCCCAATGAGCGAAGCTGCGATCAACGCCGCGCTGCGCCGGCTTGGCTATGACACCCGCACCGAGATCACCGGGCACGGCTTCCGAGCAATGGCGCGCACCATCCTCCATGAAGAGTTGGAGCAAAAGCCAGAAGTCATCGAGCACCAGCTCGCCCATGCGGTTCCCGACAACCTTGGCGGCGCGTACAACCGCACGAAATTCATCAAGGAGCGGCGTGCGATGATGCAAAAGTGGGCCGACTACCTTGACGGAATCAAGGCTGGCGCGCAGATCATCCCGATCAGTGCGGCACCCGGAACCGCATAG
- the hemN gene encoding oxygen-independent coproporphyrinogen III oxidase: MSNDNSLFRPDLLAKYSANGPRYTSYPTALQFRDDFDPADYLRSAADPGASSTDLSLYFHIPFCDTVCFYCGCNKVATKNRAHARPYLAQLKREIALQAACFDTRRPVSQLHWGGGTPTFLSHDETAELMAATREHFMLLPDAEAEYSIEVDPREASPETIAHLRKLGFNRLSLGVQDFDPVVQQAINRIQPLEMTASVMQAARDTGFHSIGVDLIYGLPHQTVESFSRTLDTMIELAPDRLSVFAYAHMPQLFKMQRQMDPATLPSPDVRLAILQRVVERLTGAGYVYIGMDHFALPTDELARAQAQRTLHRNFQGYSTRAECDLIGFGASSIGKVGDVYAQNAKDLPGYAAAIDSGKLAIRRGVRLSADDRLRGDVITQLMCNLELRFDEFEAAYGIRFAETFEPELERLRGFEQDGLVSLATDKLEVRMAGRMLVRNIAMVFDRYLGQQTLERFSRTV, encoded by the coding sequence ATGTCCAACGACAACTCGCTGTTCCGCCCCGACCTGCTCGCCAAATACAGTGCCAACGGCCCGCGGTATACGTCCTATCCGACAGCCCTGCAGTTCCGCGACGATTTCGATCCCGCCGACTATTTACGCTCCGCCGCCGATCCGGGCGCCTCGTCAACGGATCTCTCGCTGTACTTCCACATTCCGTTTTGCGACACCGTGTGTTTCTACTGCGGTTGCAATAAGGTCGCCACGAAAAACCGCGCGCACGCGCGTCCGTACCTCGCCCAGCTGAAGCGCGAAATAGCCTTGCAGGCGGCGTGTTTCGATACGCGGCGCCCGGTATCGCAATTGCATTGGGGCGGCGGCACGCCAACCTTTCTGTCGCACGACGAAACGGCCGAACTGATGGCGGCCACGCGTGAGCACTTCATGCTGCTGCCCGATGCCGAAGCCGAGTATTCGATCGAAGTCGATCCGCGCGAAGCGTCGCCCGAGACGATCGCGCATTTGCGCAAGCTGGGCTTCAACCGGCTGAGCCTCGGCGTGCAGGACTTCGATCCGGTCGTGCAGCAGGCGATCAATCGCATTCAACCGCTCGAAATGACCGCGTCGGTCATGCAGGCGGCGCGCGACACCGGCTTTCACTCGATCGGTGTCGATCTGATTTATGGGCTGCCGCATCAAACGGTCGAGAGCTTCAGCCGCACGCTCGACACGATGATCGAGCTCGCGCCCGATCGTCTCTCGGTATTCGCCTACGCCCACATGCCGCAGCTCTTCAAGATGCAACGGCAGATGGACCCCGCCACGCTGCCCTCGCCTGATGTCCGCCTCGCGATCCTGCAGCGCGTGGTCGAACGTCTGACGGGCGCGGGCTATGTGTACATCGGCATGGATCACTTCGCGCTGCCCACCGACGAACTGGCGCGCGCGCAAGCGCAGCGAACCTTGCATCGCAATTTTCAGGGCTACAGCACGCGCGCCGAATGCGATCTGATCGGTTTCGGCGCATCGTCGATCGGCAAGGTCGGCGACGTGTACGCACAGAATGCCAAGGATCTGCCGGGCTATGCCGCGGCCATCGATTCAGGCAAGCTCGCCATCAGGCGCGGCGTGCGCCTGAGCGCCGACGACCGTCTGCGCGGCGACGTGATCACGCAATTGATGTGCAACCTGGAATTGCGCTTCGATGAATTCGAAGCGGCTTACGGCATCCGCTTCGCCGAGACGTTCGAGCCGGAGCTGGAACGTTTGCGCGGCTTCGAGCAGGACGGTCTGGTATCGCTCGCCACGGACAAGCTCGAAGTGCGAATGGCCGGCCGCATGCTCGTGCGCAACATCGCTATGGTGTTCGACCGTTACCTCGGCCAGCAGACGCTCGAACGGTTTTCCCGCACGGTCTGA
- the trmB gene encoding tRNA (guanosine(46)-N7)-methyltransferase TrmB: MIHDPNDAGLPDQLPTPSPEAEDQPVGDAPPQEEALHRRRIRSFVTRAGRVSTGQRRAMDDLGPRFVVPFAPQQPDWNSVFGREAPRVLEIGFGMGATTAEIASHRPDDDFLGVEVHEPGVGALLKLMGEQNLSNIRIIQHDAVEVLEQMIAPDSLDGVHIFFPDPWHKARHHKRRLIQSKFVALLVSRLKPGAYLHCATDWQNYAEQMLEVLSAEPSLKNTADGYAPRPEYRPVTKFERRGLRLGHGVWDLVFRKRGAE; this comes from the coding sequence ATGATCCACGATCCAAACGACGCCGGCCTGCCGGACCAACTTCCGACACCCTCCCCAGAAGCCGAAGACCAGCCCGTCGGCGACGCGCCGCCGCAGGAAGAAGCCCTGCATCGGCGCCGCATCCGCAGCTTTGTCACGCGCGCCGGCCGCGTCTCGACCGGCCAGCGCCGCGCAATGGACGACCTCGGCCCACGCTTCGTGGTGCCCTTCGCGCCGCAGCAACCCGACTGGAACAGCGTGTTCGGCCGTGAAGCGCCGCGCGTGCTGGAAATCGGTTTCGGCATGGGTGCGACCACGGCGGAGATCGCCTCGCACCGTCCCGACGACGATTTCCTCGGCGTCGAAGTGCACGAGCCGGGCGTGGGTGCGCTGCTGAAACTGATGGGCGAGCAGAACCTGTCGAACATCCGCATCATTCAGCATGACGCGGTCGAAGTGCTCGAACAGATGATCGCGCCCGACAGCCTCGACGGCGTGCACATCTTCTTTCCGGACCCGTGGCACAAGGCGCGCCACCACAAGCGCCGGCTGATCCAGTCGAAGTTTGTCGCGCTGCTCGTATCGCGCCTGAAGCCGGGCGCCTATCTGCATTGCGCGACCGACTGGCAGAACTACGCAGAACAGATGCTCGAAGTACTGAGCGCCGAGCCGTCGCTTAAAAACACCGCCGACGGCTATGCACCGCGTCCGGAGTACCGTCCGGTGACGAAGTTCGAGCGCCGTGGATTGCGGCTCGGGCACGGCGTATGGGATCTGGTTTTCCGCAAACGCGGCGCTGAGTAA
- a CDS encoding YkgJ family cysteine cluster protein yields MSEVSKRVVKGEPAFHVAGHACRPDCGACCIAPSISSAIPGMPNGKPAGVRCVQLGDDLRCAIFGQPERPACCSGLQPQLEMCGTNRGEALAWLTQLEAQTQPRARPDVR; encoded by the coding sequence GTGTCTGAAGTGTCGAAGCGTGTCGTGAAGGGCGAGCCTGCGTTCCATGTGGCCGGTCACGCGTGCCGCCCCGATTGCGGCGCGTGCTGTATTGCGCCGTCGATTTCGAGTGCCATTCCGGGCATGCCGAACGGCAAGCCGGCGGGCGTGCGCTGTGTGCAGCTCGGCGACGATCTGCGCTGTGCGATCTTCGGCCAGCCTGAGCGGCCGGCGTGCTGTTCCGGTTTGCAACCGCAGTTGGAAATGTGCGGCACGAATCGCGGCGAAGCACTCGCGTGGCTCACGCAACTCGAAGCCCAGACTCAACCGCGCGCGCGGCCGGATGTCCGCTGA